TTTCATAACTCGCACACTATACAAGTCCTAAAACAAATAAGTCCTCAGTATATTTTTCGAAATTGTTTTAGATACCGCTTCACCCACAGAATTCACCTGCAGCTTTTGATAAATTTTTCGAATGTGCGAATGCACGGTTTCGTAGCTGATGTTTAATTCATCTGCAATCATTTTATATGATCTGCCTTTCACCAAAAGCTGAAGCACATCCTTCTCGCGACTGCTCAAGTTATAGTTTTCATCGGGTTGCTTAACAGGTTGAATTTTTGCAAATTGAGTTAATACTTTTCTTGCTATAACGGGTGTCATTGGAGCACCACCATGATATAATTCATTTATGTATTGAATAAGCGATTGCATATTGGCATTCTTTAAAATATAACCGTTGGCTCCTGCACACAGCGAAGCAAAAACTTTATCGTCATCTTCAAAACCTGTCAACATTAAAACAGGCAATGCCTGATATTTAGTACGTAATAATTTTACAGCATCAATGCCGGTAATCAGGGGCATATCAATATCCATTAATACAATATCAGGGTTTATGTTTTCAATATCTGCCAGCATATTTTTGCAGGAGTCAAAAGCAGCAACGAGTTGCATGTTATCAGTAGTTGACAATAGCAAACCAATAGATTCGAGCACATTAATGTTATCATCAAAAATAATTACCTGAAGTATTTTCTTTTCCTCTGTTATCATGATGCAAAAGTGAGTGTAATTGTTTTCAATACCAATAACCAATTATGGTGAAGTGAATAGATGGCTTTATACAGTTAATTCAATAATGGTTCCTTTACCCGGAAACGATGTGATTTCTATACTACCCTTTATTTCAGAAGCTCTTGATTTCATGTTCTTAATGCCGTTGCCATTATATGATTTTAGTTCGTCTGAAATAAAACCACTTCCGTTATCTGAAATTGAAACATACAATTTATCTGCATTTTTCTTTATGCTAATGTTTACTTCCGTGCAGTTGGCATATTTAATAATGTTGTGAATGGCTTCTTTGTAAATCAAAAAAATATTTTTCCGTTCCGTCATTTCTAATTTCATTTCAGTAATACGTTCATCATATTCAATATTAAATTGAATGCCTGTTGCTCCTAAAATGGAAGCTGAATAACCTTCCATTCTCAATATTAAATTTTGCAAAGTATCATTTGATGCCTTGGCCGCCCACACCACATCACTGGTTTTATCAATAATTTCTACCGATGAATTTTCTATTTTTTCTAAGATAGATTTTATCTCTCTTGAGTTTTCTCCAACTAATTTAGCATTGGCAATCTGGCTGTAAAGGTGAATACTTCCTAACGTGCTGCCTATATCATCATGCAAATCGCGGGCAATCTTATTCCGAACTTCCTGCAATTTTAAAATCTGCTGGATTCGATAACGATACAAAACGTATACAGATGTCGATATTACTATTAAAAGCAAACTATAAAACCACCAGGTGAAATAAAATGGCGGTGTAATAATAAACGGCAATTCATAAACATCGCTTTCAATTCCATCGCTGTTCACAGCCTTAACATTAAGTGTAAAATTTCCATGCGGCAAATTGGTGTAGGTAATCAGTGGATTGGTTTGATTATTTCGCCAGGTATCATCAATGCCATCAAGCATATACAAGCATGTGGTTTGACCGTTGTCGGAAAAGCTATTTGCAGCAACATTGAATTTCAAAAAGTTTTGATTGTAATTCAATTTCAATTGATCAAACAACAACGAATCAGAAGGCGCATCCATAATCCACAATCTTGAAATACTGACAAATGGTTTTTCGTGGTTTGAAATAATCTGAGAAGGATAAAAGGAAATAAAACCACCATCGAAACCAACACTCATTTCATCTTGTATTGTTGAATTGTCATTTCGAAAAAAATACCCGCTGATATTTTCAGAAATCCCGCTTTGCATGTCAAACAACTTGTAACGGTTTCCTTTTACATTGTAATGCAACAAACCAGTTGAACTAACCATCCAAAGATTATCATTTTTATCTTTTGCCAAACCCTGCAACGACTTAATTTCATTTGCATAAGACACAAATGTTACAGAATTATTCTCGGGAAAAAACTTCAGCAGCCCTTGTCCCTGTGTGGTTACCCAGTAAGAGCCGTCAGTGTTTTCTGTCATGTCAAAAACATTGTTCACTGATTTTACATTTTTTGTATCAGGTCTATTCCAGGTCTTTGATTCGGAATGAATCACCCGCACAATACTGTCGGCAAAAGGAAACTCATCGAATGAAATCCTTTGTGGAATCAAAACCTGATTGATACCATGGGTGGCGCCACAAACCCAGATATTGTTTTTCGAATCACTGAAAATTTTCCGTGATAAATTATCCACAAAAGTTCCTTCTACGTTCGTATCCTTTAAATTGATAAATGCGTTTTTATGTTGGGTATCAAATAGCTTGATGTAATTGCCATAAAGCGAAACAGCAATAAGCGAATGCTCATGATGCCTTATTTGTGTAATTGAATTTGCACGCGAACCACCCATGAAAAAACTTTGGTGCTTGCTTGCTGCATAACTGACCTTAGGGAAAACTAATTCAAGTGTTACGGTATCCAATGTAAACACCGAGCGGTTGGTTCCTATATAAATTATGTTTTTTTCATCAAGAAAAATGCTGGTCAATTCCTGCCTTTCATCGCGATAATAAAAATCCTTATGCAGATAGTTTTCATCATTTGAATTTCTGTAAAAAAAGCCACACTGAGTTACAATAAATTCTCTCCCGCTTTTCAAAATAATCCTGTCATTTGCTTTGCATGAAGTAGTTCCGGGCGGAACAGGCAGCTTTGTAATTTCAAACTGATTTTGCAGCGGGTCGTAAACATACAATCCCGTTTCGGAGGCAATCCATATTCGATTGCGATTATCGCGATACAGACTATTTATTCTGGATGTAACGGGATTTGAAAATTTAATATCGTTGGTAAAGGATTTTGTTTTCAAATCAAAAAAACGAATGCCCGAAGATTTTGTACCACACCATAAAACTTTGTTTTCATCTTCTGCAAGGCAAAGTATTTCATCGCCTGATAGCTTCAACTTTAAACTTCTATCAAAAAACCAGGTTGCCAATCTTTTTCCATTTAAATCAAACTGATGCAACCCGTTATCCCATGCACCGCACCACAAATGATTATCGCTTCCAAGAAATATTTTATTAATAGTCATAGCTGTGTCTGAGACCTGCGTTCTGAATTTGCCAATATTCCCCAACCGTTTAAGCGATTCAATAATTCCTGCAAAATATGGTATGGTATCATTAACAAGTACATCATAATAAGTATTGGTGGAAATCAGCTTTTTATTTTTATCAGTAGCTTTTGTTTTTAAATCGAATAGCTGCAAGCCGGCATTATTCTGAGCAATCCAAAGACAATTTCTGTTTTTATCAAATGTGATGTCGTTGATGTTATTTACATTCAATTCTGAATTTGACTTATTATACGTTTTAAACTTACCAGTTCTGAAATCATAACTACACATCCCTGACGAAGCGCTTCCAATCCAAAGCAATGAATCGTTATCAATTTCAAGGCAAGAAATAATATTACCGCAAAGTGAGTTGATGTCCTTTTCATTGTGTTTAAAAACATAGAAGTCTTGTCCATCATAACGGTTCAATCCATCCTTAGTGCCAATCCACATAAAACCCTGTTTGTCGCGAATGGTACACGTAACCTGGTTGTCTGAAAGGCCTTGCTGTGAGGTGATACGTCTTAAAGTAATATTCTTTTGCTGACTTGAAGAAGCATTGGAAACCAACATGAAAAGCAATAATGATAAAATCTTCTTTCTCATTTTATTGTTAGCTTTTTGGTTGAATTGTCACAAGCTGTGTTCAACAGATAAGTACAACTCTTACCTTGTTTTGTAAAGGTACTTCATTTGGAGATAAGTAACTAAATTTTCTTATAAGTCTATTATCGATTTCGTTTTCAACTCTTTCGACTTCTCTTTTTTTGATTAAAGTGAAGTCTGTTATTTTTGAAATGAATTATCAAAAAACGCATTTCTATTTTTCCATAGTAGCATTATCTTGCAATGTGAATGGTCCGGTAAAATAAGTTATATTTTAAAGTGCTTCTGCTATTTTTTCTTGATGTGTAAATGCCTGGTCATTGTCTAATATCATGGTTTTGCTTTGTGTCTTATATTTGTTTTAGTTTGTGCGAGAGATGTAACATAGATTTTTGCACCTAAGCGTCTTTTTGGAAAGTTGCGCTTGAGTTATCTACATGCAGTGCTCTTGTGCTCACTGAGTGTAATAGAAATCTGTGTTTGTATTTCGCCAGCAATTATATAGGCTTCAATTTTGCACCTCCTATATTTTTTTATAAAAAAATTTACTCCTTCAGCAAAGAAGGCACATTATTAGAACTACTTTTCCAACAACACAGTTTTCGTAAATACATTTTTCGAATCTTTTGCCCTTAAAGTATAAATACCATTTGGCAAATGTGCCAGCGAAATCGAAAAAGTAAAATCGTGCGAAGTGATGTTTGATTGCTCCATTAATACTACGCTGCCTTTGCTATCAATAATTTCGAAAGTGGCATTTCCGCTTAACACTGAATTTGAAATTTCTATGCTGATGACATCACTTGTTGGATTTGGTATTACAAATAATTCGTCACCTGTGTCCGTTACTCCAAACCTTGCAGTGCCAATTACTATAGAAGCATTGCGGCTGCACTTTTTGTTGTCCTTTACTGTTACTACATAGGTGCCGGGTACAAGTCCTGTTGCTGTTTGTGTGGTTTTTATTGGCGATGTATTCCATGAATATCTGTAAGGACTAAAACCATTGCTGGGTGTGGCTGTTGCTGTTCCGTTGTTAAATAGAGGAGAAGTGGCTGGCGTGCCACTCATGGCGATTGCTATTTGAACCGGCTGTGTGAGCGTGTATGTTTGTGTTTTTGTGCATCCCGCAGCATCGGTTATGGTACATGTATAACTTCCTGCTTTCAAGTTGGCAATGGAGTCGATAGTGGCACCTGTAGACCAAAGGAAAGACTAGGGCGAAACACCGTTTGTTGGTGCTGCTTTACACACACCACTTTTTGCACCAAAGCAAGGCAGGTTTTTTTGTGTTGGGTTTGGACTTATGGCCACACTTGGGTTTATTATGGAGGTGGCAGTTATTGTGCAGCCATTGCCATCATTAACTATAACTGTATACGTGCCGGCAGCCAATGAACTAACATTTGCACTCGTGCTGCCATTGTTCCAAAGGTAAGTATAAGGAGGTGTGGCGTTGCTGGCCAAAACATTTGCAGTTCCATTATTGAAGCCACATGTTGTATTCGTATTTGTAGTTGTTGCACTCAGCAACGTTGGCTGTGCAATATTTACATTACATGTTTTAGAGCATCCTGCATTATCGGTTATGGTAACTGTGTAAACCCCGGCAACCAAACCTGTTGCTGTGGGGGTGCTGCTGCTATTGGACCATAAATAGGCAAAAGGAGCAATGCCACTGGTTGTGCTTACACTTGCCTGGCCGCTATTGCCACCATTGCACAATACGGCAGTTGTGGTTGCATTTGCTGTTACCGAATCTACTGTTACCATTACTGTGTCTTTCGCAATGACACCTGAGCGGGCATGAGTAACCGTAAGTATATACGAAGTATTTACTGTTGGAGATGCCTGAGGATTGCTCATAGTACTCGATGATAAACCTCCGGCAGGCGACCAGCTAAAATTCAGATTTGAATTTGTTGACATACCAATAGCTGCAGTGTTTCCTTTGCAAATAAGTTTATCTGCACCGGCTGAGGCGGCCACAGTTGCGTTTAAATTTACATTATCAATGTATAAATTATTGCCAAAGCGACCACGATTACGAAATGCAATATTTACTCCGTTGCCTATAAAACCATTGCCGGCTAATGAAGGTGATGTATCGTACCATCCCGTTAATACTAAATTGCCCGGGCGGGTTACATCAACTATTGTAAATCCATCGCGATAATATGAGCTTACTGCATACTCATCTCTAATATATGTGTTGTGAATGATTGATCCTGAAGCCGGATTCTGAGATTGTATTTTGTCAAGTAATTGAACGTTGTTGGGTCCGAAACATTATATGCAGCAAGGTATGAGTTGCTTACTTCGTCAGTTGTAAAACTACATTCTGTGACCCATTGAGCCAGGTGTTATGACAAAAAGCATTGGGTGTAGTTTGTTTGTTTGCAGCACACTGTAACTACCCTCGCTAAGGGATCCGCCATTGGTTCGTGTCCACAAGATTGCACCATCAGCATCTAGCCGCACTAAAAAGAAATCTGCAAATCCGTTACCATTGCTTTTGGTATAACCGGCTATAATAAACCCTCTATCAGCTGTTGCATTTATCCGCAAATAGACAATCCACATGTTAAAAACTTTGCATATTCTTTATTGACAATACACCTAAGGATTTTGACCTTGTAACCAAAACTTACAAATAATATGTGTTATAAAATTGAATATTCTGATGATAAAGTAAGTGCATGGGGAGGTTTTTCGTTAATGAAAAAATTCAATGATAAAATTGGTTTGAAAAGCGTTTTGCAAAATCTACACATTCCCGAAAGCAAGAGTAATAACAGGTTTGAGAATGAGGAAATCATTGAAAGTTTCCTATTGTCAGTATGGTTAGGCTGTTACAAATTTTCACACACACATGTGTTAAGATTAGATGATACGCTAAAAAAAATATTTGGATGGAAACAAATACCAAGCGATACAACCTACAAACGATTTTTTCAAAAGTTTAATCAAGGCATAAATAATGAGGTGTTTCCAACATTGCAAGAATGGTTTTTTAATCAATTGCAGTTTGATAATTACGCATTAGACTTGGACTCTACCGTTATTACTCGGTATGGTGATTTGCAAGAAGGCAATCATAAGGGCTATAATCCAACCAAAAGAGGTAGAGCCTCTCATCATCCATTATTTGCTTTTTTAGGCAACGAGCGCATGGTTGTAAACAGTTGGCTTAGAAGTGGCGATACCTCAAGCGCACATCAGTGTAATGAGTTTTTAAACGAAACATTATCCATACTCAAAAACAAAACAATTGGTTTGCTACGTGCCGATTCTGGTTTTGCAAGCGATTTAATTTTTAGACATTTAGAGCAAGAACAAATTCCATACGTGATAGCGGGGAGAATGCATTATCCATTACAAGATAAGATAAAGCAACAAAAAACCTGGACAGCTATCGGATTAGGAATTTGGATTAGCGAAACAAGGTATAAGGCATCAAAATGGGAATCAGAACGTAGGGTTATTGTTATAAGACAAAGCGTTGATTTAAGGCCCAAAGCAACAGGTAAAAAACTAAAGCTGTTTGATGATAAGGAATATTATGAGCAATACCGGTATCATACTTTTTATACAAATCAAACGCTACCTGCAACACAAATTTGGGAACAATACAAAGGAAGGGGCGATTGCGAAAATAGGATTAAAGAACTTAAATATGATTTTGCATTAGAAGGTTTTAATATGAAAGATTTTTTTGCAACAGAAGCAGCATTGCGTATGGTAAACTTAGCTTACAATATCATAAGTTTGTTCAGACAGGTTAGCTCCGAAAAGCCAAATCATCAACGATTACAGACATTAAGACTCAACTGCTATGCAGTTGGAGCTTGGATGACAAAAAAAGGAAATAGTAGGATATTGAAATTGGCTGTTCCAATAAAAAAACGAAAATGGATGGATGGAATTTTTGGCAAAGTGGATAGTTGCTCTTTCCCTTTATCATTAATAACTTAAATCCTACTGTCTATTTGCGGATAAATATCTTTTTTAGGGCGGCAACACTTTAGAGCCGGTTTCGATAATATTGCTTATTACAATACGACAAGAATTAGTCAATTATTTTAAAAACTAACGGAGATTTAAACCATCGTCATAATATTTTAAACTAACGTAACTTAAATGGCCTGTTAAATGCAAAAAGCCGGAAGAGTAAAACTCTTCCGACTTTGCTTTGGTTGTAATACTAATTTGTAGGGCAGGCTATTGCTTTACAAATTTGCTGGCATGAACTTCCTTATCGAGCTGTGTTGCTTTGATGATGTACATGCCAGTTTGAAGGCTGCTCACATCAATTACAACTTCTTTTGAACCTGTAGCAGAAGTAGTTTGCAACAAGCGACCATCAAGAGCATAGATGCTGAACTGCGTGGTCATGCCTTCGTCAACATCGTTTATAGTCACCGTTAAGCGACCTTGAGTTACTGGGTTGGGGTGGGTAGTCATAAAATTGGATTTGATTATTTCACCTGTTAATCTCATTGGGCCGCATGGAGTATTAGAAGAATAGCTATCTCCGGTTCCGCACGAAACCGTTTGATTACATTCTGCTGCCCAGGCAATTCCAATGAAAATATCATCACACGAAAACGTTGGTAGAGTAATATCAAAAACCTGGGAGGTTTGATTTAGGTATAAAGGAGATGGTAATATAATCGTTTGGCTGTAAGGTGCAGCACACATACCACCCTGTAAGTGAAAACTACCAACACATGGAAGGAAGGTGTTTTTAACAGCAAATGTAAAATGACGCTCAAATGTAATGGGACCTGTTTGTACACAAGTAATTTGTGGGTTCACAAAATCAATACAACCATTTGGACAATCGGGAAGATTAATGCAATGTGAACTTCCGTTTGCACAACTTGTTTGATTGTCACTTGCACCAAGCCCAAGGCAAATATATTGACCTCCAAATGCAGGCATCCATTGATTAGTAAATCCACACAGAGGTTGATTAGGAGCCAAGCCAGGTAGCGGTAGTGTGTAGGTTACTATATTACCTGTTTGACTTACGGTAACACCGGGAGGTAATGAAGGAAAACTTATTAAAGAATTTGTCCCCACATTCATATGAAATAATGTAATATTCGAACTCCTCTTATTGACAAGACAAAAAGAATGTGTTGGTGCACCACCTGGACCACAACTGAATGATTCATTGGTTAATTCTACACATTCATTACACCCTGATGGTGTAATGTTTACAACTGCACTGTTTGAACAAAATACTGAACTATTAGAACCCCCTACCCGATGTGCACGTAGGCAAATATCATTAATGGCAGTAAGTCCATTTGTTGCACCTGATGGAACAAGCGCGTCAATAAAAACTTCCATGCTTGCACCCGGTGCAAGTTGATTAGCTCCCGAAGTCATCGACATCGATAGCATGTTTGTAAAAGTTCCGCTGGCTGCACAAGGTGTACCATTACAAATAATTTGGTTGCAGCCATCTGAGGTATATAAATCAGGTCCGACAAAATCCACACCACTTGCAGCGGTATATGCCAAATGCGAAGTGCTGTTGCGCGCTACAGGTATACAACTAGAAGTAATATCTCCCGGACGCGGGCGCGTATTGAACAAGCGTATATCGTCAACTGTAACATTGCCATTGTTGGTAAGGGTCAATCGGTACTGAACTGGCGATCCGGCTGAGGCATCTGTTGTTGTGCTAAAATTCCCGCCATTGGTGCATCGAACTTCGAGCATTGCCGTTAGCAGAAGGCTTTCGTTTACTTCTATATTTACAACATTTGAAACTTTCGGTACAGTATAATTTGTTCCTGTAAAATTAAAAGTATTTTGAACGGTAGTGGATGCTGTGAAAGGTCTAACTCTTGCCTGAAACTCAACAATAAATTTATTGGTTAAATCACAAGATGGCAAATTTGCATTGCTTATTGTAATTGTTTGTCCATTAATATTTGATGCAACTGGGGAGCTACCTGGAAATGCAAAATTTGGCATAAAGGAGGAAGAGGTGGGACATATCTGATTCCCGTAATAATATGCTATTGATTGAGGTAGGATATCAAAAATATTACTCACTGCATCGGTTATCAAACCATTAGTTACATTGGCCGAACCGGTATTCCATGCATTTAATCTAAACGTAACTATATCATTTGGCAATACCGATTGATAATAACTGCATGAGCCATTGTTTACAATCCATTTTTGAACTTTTACATTTGGTTTACATGCAACAGGTTTTTTCGAAATTGTTGATGTCCTGGTTTCATTTGCATTATTTAGTATATAATTTACGGTAGCTGTATTTGAAACATTCACATTGACTTGCGCTGTACTATTTAAAGAAAAATCGAGACTATTGGTTATGGTTCCAAAGGCTGGGAATGTGGAGTATCTCCATTGTAGTTGCGTTATTCTACAGCCTGGTAAATTACAATTCATTACATTATTAGACTGAACAAAAATATGAAGCGGAACAGGTGATGGATATTGCACCAAGCCACTATTGGTTGTAGCATACCATAACTCCACTGTTGCACCTGCTGGTGGCACAGGTGTCGTAATTTTTCTTACATCAACAGTAGCTGGAATATTATCGCTGATTACCACATTGCTGGTTGGTAAATGGGTATTGGAAGCATTAAATTGAATATTGTATTGTGGGTTTTTACCTACTTGCCCTTCTTCATAGCATCCGCCCGGGCAATACTCAGTTCCTTGCAAAAGTGTTTTGCTTAATGTTGGCTGAGTAATAACCGCATCACAACATATACTAGTAAATTGAAAAGTTCTTTGAGTTGATTGCATGCATTTTCCAGCTTGACAGCAGTCTGTTCCACTTAGCCTTGCCCTTGTTACATAGTTTGTATTCAACTGAAATAAGCTACATGGAAATTGAACTTTAAAAGTTATCAGATGTGAAATTTCAGGTTGTAAATAATTTGGTACCGGTATATTGGCTGACCAACGTGTTACACCATTAGGGGCATTACCACAACCCGGACTCGTATTTGAAAAAGCAAGAGGCACCCCTTTATAAATCACTCCATGTACAATTGCACCTGTAGGCAGGTCAAGGTATATACGGGGATTTCGTAATCGAATTGCTCCCCTGTATGTTTGCGGATGAGTTAGGTTTGTAGTGATATTAAAAATGCCTCCTAAGCACCGGCTTGCTGCCGCTGCAGGAGTACCTACGATCCATTGGTGGTATGCATTTATTTCACGCTGTAAATTGTTTGAATTAAATGTGCCGCATCCGCCATTATTTCCAGTGAATGTGACTGATGACGAAAAAGTTATTTGATTTAAACCATAGCCCGGAAGTGGCCAACCTCCTTCACAAATTTCTCCCCACTTGGTGCGCAGGTTAAATTGAATATTGGCAACACTACCCGGAGTACCTGTAATAACTAATGTTGTAACAGAATTGTTTTGATTAAAAGATGTGTTTGGTGGAAAAATGCTACTCGTATTTCCTCCTTGAAAAAATGTGCCACCTTCTATTAAAACATTACTCCAATCAATACATGAATTATTGCCGGTAAATGACAATGTTGTTTGCACCTGATTACAATTTAAGGGAAAAGTAAATGCCAGATCAACAATAAACGGGTCATCACTTAGCAATGGATTAGGGCCTTGAAATGTCAAGTTTTGCGTTCGTGATACGAATGAACATACCAAAAGCAGCAGGATTGAAAATAATTTTTTCATAATAATATTGTTTAATTGATTTGATACCAACAAACGTATATTGCTACCGTCAACCAACAAAGCAATATCATACCTGTGCTAATTTTATTTAAACTAACGTTGGTATTAAACAATCGATTTCTAAGATAAATCATCATAAAAAAAAGCCGGAAGAGAAATTTCTCTTCCGGTTTATTACTGCTCTTGACATATAGTGTTGAGAAAACTATTCCTTTACAAATCTACCATTATGCACAACCTGATCCAATTGCATTGCTTTAATAATATACATACCTGCAGGTAATTTGCTAACATCAATGGCCTGTGCTTTTGTACCGGTTATTGTATTTGTTTGCAACAAGCGGCCATCAAGTGTATATATGCTTTGGTGCGTTACCATATCATCAGCTACATTACTAGTATTAAATTTTTGTATGCAATGAATGGTTTGGTTGGCTCGAATTTTAATCATGATTCTATTTATTTCTTAAAATCATTGGAATTTTCTGCAAACTCACCTTTTCCTTTATCGCTCATTTTAAAATTTCAAAACTCAACTTTTATAATAAGTATAAATAAGCATCTTTCCATTATAAATTTTAATAAAAAAGCAAAAAAGGCTGCTATAGATGCAGCCTTTCCTTATAATAATAAGTAACAATTTAGTTCCTGATAAATTTAGAAGTTTCAATTACAATATTATTTTCAAGTACTTGTATTAAATAAATCCCCTTTGCAAAACTAGAGACATCAATTTTCTCTTCAGTGTTGCCCGCTACAGTTAATGATTGCAATAAACGACCATCAATTGAAGTAATTTGAACTTCATTCTTAGCATTTTCATCGCCTGACAAGACCGCAATATTCAAGAAATTTTCTGAAACGGGATTCGGATAAATGCTTAATATACCGGAGGTTGATTCATCTATGCTTCCTAAGCGAGGGTTGCAAGTGGTAAATGAATTGTAACAAGCTTTAGTTGAAAAACTACTAGTACAAGTTGGATAAATCGCTCTTACTTTCCAGGAAAAACATTTATTGAGGAAGAAATTTGTAATTGTCCAATTATTTGTTGACACATTAATCGTATAAGTATTAGCATTGGTTAAAGTAGGGCAACAATCTCCATCATTAGTTCTAATTTGAATTTGATAACTTGTAGCACCCTGCATTGCATTCCACGTTAATATTTTATTTCCACCTTGATTTAATCCGCATGTTAAAAAGGTAGGCGGTGCACATGTTGGTAATACACAATTAGGCAACGGCCCACAAAAGCTACATGGTGCAGCTGCACCGCCACCAGGGTTCTGAAAACATTCTTGTTGTCCATAGCATACTTTGCCACAAGCAGACTCCAATACCCGAATTACCAAATAACACTTTCCAACCTGAACAGGAAATAAGAAATCATCAGCATGATTACTGCTATCTAAAAATGTATAATAATTATTTATTTGATTATATTCATAAATTATCCAAGTTTGGTGAATTTCCAAATTTCCATATTTATTATGACCACTTGGAAACAAGTTGTTGACAAAACCATTTCCTACAATAAATAGCGCAAACGCACCATTTAATGAATTACATGGAGTTGAATTCTTAATGCAAACAAGATCAAAAGCCTGAAAACTCTCTTCATAGGGATCACAGGCATTGGAAACTGCCAATCGTACTTTGTAATTTCTACTATGCGATAATTTATAATTTGGCTGAGTTGCCAATAAAAATTGTGACAAGTTTATAGAGAAGACTTGTCCATTATTCCATGCAATACTGTTCATATTATATCCATTAATAGTTCCCCATACGAAAGGCGCAAAAGGACCGTCAGCATCTTCTCGTTCTTGAATGGCAATTTGAAAGCTCGTCTCGAATTGACTTCCACCACCAATTAAGTATATGTCTTCCCCTAAACAAAACTCAGTCATTGGTTGCCCATACTGGGAATTGCTCAAATAGAAACTGCTTATCGGTGGATCACATTGGCCAAAGGATTTTTCAAAAATACTAACGCTAATTAGCATTGAATAAAATAATACATAAAATAATTTTTTCATAATTTAATTTTTTTAATTGTTTAACATGGGACAAACGTATATCCCCACCGTTAATCAGCAAAGCAATATCATACCTGCGCTAATTTTATTTAAACTAACGTTGGTATTAAACAATCGTAAAAATTTATTTTTAACGCACCTT
This region of Bacteroidota bacterium genomic DNA includes:
- a CDS encoding T9SS type A sorting domain-containing protein, producing the protein MKKLFSILLLLVCSFVSRTQNLTFQGPNPLLSDDPFIVDLAFTFPLNCNQVQTTLSFTGNNSCIDWSNVLIEGGTFFQGGNTSSIFPPNTSFNQNNSVTTLVITGTPGSVANIQFNLRTKWGEICEGGWPLPGYGLNQITFSSSVTFTGNNGGCGTFNSNNLQREINAYHQWIVGTPAAAASRCLGGIFNITTNLTHPQTYRGAIRLRNPRIYLDLPTGAIVHGVIYKGVPLAFSNTSPGCGNAPNGVTRWSANIPVPNYLQPEISHLITFKVQFPCSLFQLNTNYVTRARLSGTDCCQAGKCMQSTQRTFQFTSICCDAVITQPTLSKTLLQGTEYCPGGCYEEGQVGKNPQYNIQFNASNTHLPTSNVVISDNIPATVDVRKITTPVPPAGATVELWYATTNSGLVQYPSPVPLHIFVQSNNVMNCNLPGCRITQLQWRYSTFPAFGTITNSLDFSLNSTAQVNVNVSNTATVNYILNNANETRTSTISKKPVACKPNVKVQKWIVNNGSCSYYQSVLPNDIVTFRLNAWNTGSANVTNGLITDAVSNIFDILPQSIAYYYGNQICPTSSSFMPNFAFPGSSPVASNINGQTITISNANLPSCDLTNKFIVEFQARVRPFTASTTVQNTFNFTGTNYTVPKVSNVVNIEVNESLLLTAMLEVRCTNGGNFSTTTDASAGSPVQYRLTLTNNGNVTVDDIRLFNTRPRPGDITSSCIPVARNSTSHLAYTAASGVDFVGPDLYTSDGCNQIICNGTPCAASGTFTNMLSMSMTSGANQLAPGASMEVFIDALVPSGATNGLTAINDICLRAHRVGGSNSSVFCSNSAVVNITPSGCNECVELTNESFSCGPGGAPTHSFCLVNKRSSNITLFHMNVGTNSLISFPSLPPGVTVSQTGNIVTYTLPLPGLAPNQPLCGFTNQWMPAFGGQYICLGLGASDNQTSCANGSSHCINLPDCPNGCIDFVNPQITCVQTGPITFERHFTFAVKNTFLPCVGSFHLQGGMCAAPYSQTIILPSPLYLNQTSQVFDITLPTFSCDDIFIGIAWAAECNQTVSCGTGDSYSSNTPCGPMRLTGEIIKSNFMTTHPNPVTQGRLTVTINDVDEGMTTQFSIYALDGRLLQTTSATGSKEVVIDVSSLQTGMYIIKATQLDKEVHASKFVKQ
- a CDS encoding T9SS type A sorting domain-containing protein, with translation MIKIRANQTIHCIQKFNTSNVADDMVTHQSIYTLDGRLLQTNTITGTKAQAIDVSKLPAGMYIIKAMQLDQVVHNGRFVKE
- a CDS encoding T9SS type A sorting domain-containing protein; translation: MKKLFYVLFYSMLISVSIFEKSFGQCDPPISSFYLSNSQYGQPMTEFCLGEDIYLIGGGSQFETSFQIAIQEREDADGPFAPFVWGTINGYNMNSIAWNNGQVFSINLSQFLLATQPNYKLSHSRNYKVRLAVSNACDPYEESFQAFDLVCIKNSTPCNSLNGAFALFIVGNGFVNNLFPSGHNKYGNLEIHQTWIIYEYNQINNYYTFLDSSNHADDFLFPVQVGKCYLVIRVLESACGKVCYGQQECFQNPGGGAAAPCSFCGPLPNCVLPTCAPPTFLTCGLNQGGNKILTWNAMQGATSYQIQIRTNDGDCCPTLTNANTYTINVSTNNWTITNFFLNKCFSWKVRAIYPTCTSSFSTKACYNSFTTCNPRLGSIDESTSGILSIYPNPVSENFLNIAVLSGDENAKNEVQITSIDGRLLQSLTVAGNTEEKIDVSSFAKGIYLIQVLENNIVIETSKFIRN